A region of Streptomyces paludis DNA encodes the following proteins:
- a CDS encoding D-alanine--poly(phosphoribitol) ligase, protein MTRMPPGRDFSLTDSGTSPGDSDTSLIRLSRSLSREQAARPAFVGERTISYGTLAADVAAVTSGLLGLGVAIGDRVAIWMDKTPRYAEAILAILQAGCAYVPLDGGQPPARVEHILTDCEPVVLFTDRRHLELLADRELPVCVRMIVVADQEPDRAGSGTGIGIGTGPTTPIRMWAGFAAEAAERAALPPTPERDGLAAILYTSGSTGTPKGVRISYRNLANFIRWARAELTVGPDDVFANHASFNFDLSTFDLFTALSVGACVWIVADDQTRDVAALARGVREHGVTVWYSVPSVLNLLTRSGALTPDTVRTLRYVLFAGEVYPIGQLRALTARLPEETELYNLYGPTETNVCTYHRVRPEDLARDEPVPIGTPVPGARVSVVDEDGRTLHGPEAFGELIVAGDCVTPGYWRRESHPAAAGHTVAGHTALGHGEGRHATGDLVSYEGDSLVYRGRRDRMVKLSGYRVELGEIEATALKHPGIASAAVVVDTQGTEPRIALYYTLGPGARRPNLIQIKRHCARHLPRYMLPHLATCLKELPHNANGKTDYHRLGSGTAGPVRYSQAVPGK, encoded by the coding sequence ATGACACGGATGCCGCCTGGCCGCGATTTCTCACTGACCGACTCCGGCACCTCACCGGGCGACTCCGACACCTCGCTGATCCGGCTGTCGCGATCGCTGTCCCGGGAGCAGGCGGCCCGGCCGGCCTTCGTCGGCGAACGGACCATCTCGTACGGCACGTTGGCGGCGGACGTCGCCGCCGTCACGTCCGGCCTGCTGGGGCTCGGCGTGGCGATCGGTGACCGGGTGGCGATCTGGATGGACAAGACACCGCGCTACGCCGAGGCGATTCTCGCGATCCTCCAGGCCGGCTGCGCCTATGTCCCCCTCGACGGAGGCCAGCCTCCCGCACGGGTCGAGCACATCCTCACGGACTGCGAACCCGTTGTGCTCTTCACCGACCGCCGCCACCTGGAACTGCTCGCCGACCGTGAACTTCCCGTCTGCGTACGGATGATCGTGGTGGCCGACCAGGAACCCGACCGTGCCGGGAGCGGTACCGGGATCGGGATCGGCACAGGGCCGACGACACCGATCCGTATGTGGGCCGGCTTCGCCGCGGAGGCGGCGGAGCGGGCCGCGCTCCCGCCCACGCCGGAACGGGACGGCCTCGCCGCGATCCTGTACACCTCGGGCTCGACCGGCACGCCGAAAGGGGTACGGATCTCCTACCGGAACCTGGCGAACTTCATCCGCTGGGCGCGCGCCGAACTGACGGTGGGGCCGGACGACGTGTTCGCCAACCACGCCTCCTTCAACTTCGACCTGTCGACCTTCGACCTCTTCACCGCGCTGTCGGTGGGCGCCTGCGTATGGATCGTCGCCGACGACCAGACACGCGACGTCGCGGCACTGGCCCGGGGAGTACGCGAGCACGGTGTCACGGTGTGGTATTCCGTGCCCTCCGTACTGAATCTCCTGACCCGGTCAGGAGCGCTCACCCCGGACACGGTACGCACTCTGCGGTACGTCCTCTTCGCCGGCGAGGTCTACCCCATCGGGCAGTTGCGTGCGCTGACCGCCCGGCTGCCCGAGGAGACGGAGCTGTACAACCTGTACGGGCCGACCGAGACCAACGTCTGCACCTACCACCGGGTCCGCCCGGAGGACCTCGCGCGGGACGAGCCCGTACCGATCGGCACACCGGTGCCCGGCGCCCGCGTATCCGTCGTGGACGAGGACGGACGCACACTGCACGGGCCCGAGGCGTTCGGCGAGTTGATCGTGGCGGGTGACTGTGTCACACCGGGCTACTGGCGACGGGAATCACACCCCGCCGCCGCCGGACACACGGTCGCCGGACACACTGCCCTCGGCCACGGAGAGGGCCGCCATGCCACCGGGGACCTGGTGAGCTACGAGGGAGACAGCCTCGTCTACCGCGGACGTCGGGACCGGATGGTCAAACTCTCCGGCTACCGAGTCGAGTTGGGGGAGATCGAGGCCACCGCGCTCAAGCATCCGGGCATCGCGTCCGCCGCCGTCGTGGTCGACACACAGGGCACGGAACCGCGGATCGCCCTCTACTACACCCTCGGCCCGGGCGCCCGCAGGCCGAACCTCATCCAGATCAAGCGGCACTGCGCGCGGCACCTGCCCCGGTACATGCTGCCCCACCTGGCCACCTGCCTCAAGGAACTGCCGCACAACGCCAACGGCAAGACCGACTACCACCGCCTGGGCAGCGGGACGGCCGGTCCTGTCCGGTACTCGCAGGCCGTGCCCGGCAAGTGA
- a CDS encoding aminotransferase class I/II-fold pyridoxal phosphate-dependent enzyme: protein MTNLTGNRRDSDGVRRQVVDIIASRTLYHESYLLPDSHFEAELGIDSVILESILASVREKFSLVAPLPSGLTTIDDLVRAVEHAADRDLASDAATPAVSAPPVPSAPSPSERDAALLETVVTTTMRHTQYQRGQLAPGADFESELGIDSVVLASIVADAARELGLPPSLAATVTASTLHELVEALRPHYEDTRYENTPYEDTHDDGTRPVDQAPAGHRTSPAGAVPGEPGAEDMSTAWDGRSMKDFVEERDGDLFAKTRGFGRYLRRRKAERLYWYGMPLHSRSSNRAVIFDELEGREREFLMFASNNYLGLANHPKVIEAICDATQRYGATHTGSRFIGGTNMLHKELERRLAAFKQRPACIVYPGGYAANIGAISALVKSYDTVVVDKLNHMSIVDGARLSGGTRRIYQHNDMADLERILKRSDEGPGGKLIVADGVFSMHGDICDLPEIVRLAKEHGARVMIDDAHSTGVLGRRGSGTAEHFGLKGEVDLELGTMSKTLAGMGGFVVGEEEVVEYLRFYSNSYVFAANIPAGVAAGLIASIDVIESEPGRITKLWRNIRLLHSQLTDAGFDLENTASAILPLVIGDERKALEMGRAVRARGLYCQTVVFPGVPLGDARLRVSVTSEHTPEDLETAAGIFVEAGREVGLLPSAR, encoded by the coding sequence ATGACGAACCTCACTGGGAACAGGCGGGACAGCGACGGCGTCCGACGTCAGGTGGTCGACATCATCGCCTCACGGACGCTGTACCACGAGTCCTACCTCCTGCCCGACAGCCACTTCGAGGCGGAACTCGGGATCGACTCGGTCATCCTCGAATCCATCCTGGCGTCGGTGCGGGAGAAGTTCTCGCTGGTGGCGCCGCTTCCGTCCGGCCTCACCACGATCGACGACCTCGTCCGCGCGGTCGAGCATGCCGCTGACCGCGACCTCGCGTCCGACGCCGCCACGCCGGCGGTATCAGCCCCACCGGTCCCCTCGGCCCCGTCGCCCTCCGAAAGGGACGCGGCGCTCCTGGAGACCGTCGTCACCACCACCATGCGGCATACCCAGTACCAGCGCGGTCAGCTGGCACCCGGCGCCGACTTCGAGAGCGAACTCGGCATCGACTCCGTGGTCCTGGCCTCGATCGTGGCCGACGCCGCCCGTGAACTCGGTCTTCCCCCCTCCTTGGCGGCCACCGTCACCGCGTCGACCCTGCACGAGCTGGTGGAGGCCCTGCGCCCGCACTACGAGGACACCCGGTACGAAAACACACCGTACGAGGACACGCACGACGACGGCACGCGCCCCGTGGACCAGGCGCCTGCCGGCCACCGGACGTCCCCGGCCGGGGCGGTCCCGGGCGAGCCCGGCGCGGAGGACATGAGCACGGCCTGGGACGGCCGGTCGATGAAGGACTTCGTGGAGGAACGCGACGGCGACCTCTTCGCCAAGACCCGCGGCTTCGGCCGCTACCTGCGGCGGCGTAAGGCCGAGCGGCTCTACTGGTACGGCATGCCCCTGCACTCCCGCTCCTCGAACCGGGCCGTCATCTTCGACGAACTGGAGGGCCGTGAACGCGAGTTCCTCATGTTCGCCTCCAACAACTACCTCGGCCTCGCCAACCACCCGAAGGTGATCGAGGCCATCTGTGACGCCACCCAGCGGTACGGGGCCACACACACCGGCTCCCGGTTCATAGGTGGCACCAACATGCTCCACAAGGAACTGGAGCGGCGCCTCGCGGCCTTCAAACAACGGCCGGCCTGCATCGTCTATCCCGGTGGCTACGCCGCGAACATCGGCGCGATCTCCGCGCTGGTCAAGAGCTACGACACCGTCGTCGTCGACAAGCTCAACCACATGAGCATCGTCGACGGCGCCCGGCTCTCCGGCGGCACCCGCAGAATCTACCAGCACAACGACATGGCCGACCTGGAGCGCATCCTGAAGCGTTCCGACGAGGGGCCCGGCGGCAAACTCATCGTCGCCGACGGCGTGTTCAGCATGCACGGCGACATCTGCGACCTCCCCGAGATCGTCCGCCTGGCCAAGGAGCACGGCGCCAGGGTCATGATCGACGACGCGCACTCCACCGGCGTGCTCGGCCGGCGCGGCTCGGGAACGGCCGAGCACTTCGGGCTGAAGGGCGAGGTCGACCTCGAACTCGGCACGATGAGCAAGACCCTCGCGGGCATGGGCGGGTTCGTCGTCGGCGAGGAGGAGGTCGTCGAGTACCTCCGCTTCTACTCAAACTCGTACGTGTTCGCCGCGAACATTCCCGCGGGCGTCGCCGCCGGCCTGATCGCGTCCATCGACGTCATCGAGTCGGAACCCGGGCGGATCACGAAGCTGTGGCGCAACATCCGGCTTCTCCACAGCCAGTTGACGGACGCCGGATTCGATCTGGAGAACACCGCCAGCGCGATCCTTCCCCTGGTCATCGGCGACGAGCGCAAGGCGCTGGAGATGGGCCGCGCGGTCCGCGCGAGGGGGCTCTACTGCCAGACGGTGGTGTTCCCGGGCGTGCCGCTCGGCGACGCGCGGCTACGGGTCAGCGTCACCTCGGAGCACACCCCGGAGGACCTGGAGACGGCGGCGGGCATCTTCGTGGAGGCCGGCCGCGAGGTCGGTCTCCTGCCGTCGGCGCGGTGA
- a CDS encoding acyl carrier protein, protein MSTQQSIINYIAGVWLDGDAEGLDAQVPIAELNIIDSAGIFDLVHYLQDDFRISIPLQEISPANFRTVDTMAALVERLRREGETVR, encoded by the coding sequence ATGAGCACCCAGCAGTCCATCATCAACTACATCGCCGGCGTGTGGCTCGACGGTGACGCCGAGGGCCTCGACGCGCAGGTCCCCATCGCCGAGCTCAACATCATCGACTCGGCCGGGATCTTCGACCTCGTGCACTACCTCCAGGACGACTTCCGTATCAGCATTCCGCTACAGGAGATCTCCCCCGCGAACTTCCGGACGGTCGACACGATGGCGGCGCTTGTCGAACGGCTGCGGCGAGAGGGAGAGACCGTCCGATGA
- a CDS encoding acyl carrier protein, with protein MSAMYGRLVDLLVDRFEVDRAEIGPDTTFEDLDMDSLFLVELLLVIHSDFGVNVSDDAASPGDTITEVADLIERLATAEAPA; from the coding sequence ATGAGCGCGATGTACGGCAGGCTGGTCGATCTGCTGGTCGACCGGTTCGAGGTGGACCGTGCGGAGATCGGCCCTGACACCACGTTCGAGGACCTCGACATGGACTCCCTGTTCCTCGTCGAGCTGCTCCTCGTCATCCACTCCGACTTCGGTGTGAACGTCAGCGACGACGCCGCGTCCCCCGGGGACACGATCACGGAGGTCGCCGACCTGATCGAACGCCTCGCGACCGCCGAGGCACCGGCATGA
- a CDS encoding beta-ketoacyl-ACP synthase III translates to MNRAAVLTGVGSCLPPRAVPNDELAAGLDSSEEWIRSRTGIGQRYFAERGTATSDLAVGAGERALKSAGVSTVDAVLVATTTPDRPCPATAPVVAARLGMRGTAAYDVSAVCTGFVYGLATAAGLIAAGVADRVLVIGAETFSTLLDPGDRSTAVIFGDGAGAVVLRSGDPAEPGALGPFDLGSDGAGEDLITVPAGGSRQRLSGVEPAAGERYFAMSGKEVFRHAVLRMAGSARTVLARAGWRARDVDHLVSHQANLRITNHVADDLGIPRGRCVSNIAEVGNTAAASIPLALDQAHTEGLLRPGGRMLLTAFGGGLTWGSTVLTWPDLDPARA, encoded by the coding sequence GTGAACCGGGCCGCCGTACTGACGGGAGTCGGCAGCTGTCTGCCGCCCAGGGCCGTCCCGAACGACGAACTGGCCGCCGGACTGGACAGTTCCGAGGAATGGATCCGCTCGCGCACCGGGATCGGGCAGCGGTACTTCGCCGAGCGGGGCACGGCGACCTCCGATCTGGCCGTCGGGGCGGGCGAGAGAGCCCTGAAGAGCGCGGGCGTCTCCACCGTGGACGCGGTACTCGTCGCGACGACCACCCCGGACCGCCCCTGTCCGGCGACCGCCCCCGTGGTGGCCGCCCGGCTCGGGATGAGGGGAACGGCCGCCTACGACGTGTCAGCCGTCTGCACCGGGTTCGTGTACGGGCTGGCCACCGCGGCGGGGCTCATCGCCGCGGGCGTCGCCGACCGTGTGCTGGTGATCGGCGCGGAGACGTTCTCCACCCTGCTCGATCCCGGGGACCGGTCCACGGCCGTGATCTTCGGGGACGGCGCCGGAGCCGTCGTACTGCGCTCGGGCGATCCGGCGGAGCCCGGTGCTCTCGGTCCGTTCGATCTGGGGAGCGACGGAGCGGGCGAGGACCTGATCACCGTGCCCGCCGGCGGCTCGCGCCAGCGCCTGTCGGGGGTGGAACCGGCCGCCGGAGAACGGTACTTCGCCATGTCGGGCAAGGAGGTCTTCCGGCACGCGGTACTGCGGATGGCCGGATCGGCCCGTACGGTCCTCGCCCGGGCGGGCTGGCGGGCGCGGGACGTCGACCATCTGGTGAGCCACCAGGCGAATCTCCGGATCACCAACCATGTCGCCGACGACCTCGGAATCCCCAGGGGCCGCTGTGTCAGCAACATCGCCGAGGTCGGCAACACCGCGGCCGCCTCCATCCCGCTCGCGCTCGACCAGGCCCACACCGAGGGCCTGTTGCGGCCGGGCGGGCGGATGCTGCTCACCGCGTTCGGCGGAGGGCTCACCTGGGGGTCGACCGTACTGACGTGGCCGGACCTGGACCCTGCCCGAGCATGA
- a CDS encoding acyl carrier protein has product MSVMYGRLVDLLVDRFEVDRAEIGPDTTFEDLDMDSLFLVELLLVIHSDFGVNVSDDAASPGDTITEVADLIERLATAEAPA; this is encoded by the coding sequence ATGAGTGTGATGTACGGCAGGCTGGTCGATCTGCTGGTCGACCGGTTCGAGGTGGACCGTGCGGAGATCGGCCCTGACACCACGTTCGAGGACCTCGACATGGACTCCCTGTTCCTCGTCGAGCTGCTCCTCGTCATCCACTCCGACTTCGGTGTGAACGTCAGCGACGACGCCGCGTCCCCCGGGGACACGATCACGGAGGTCGCCGACCTGATCGAACGCCTCGCGACCGCCGAGGCACCGGCATGA
- a CDS encoding beta-ketoacyl-[acyl-carrier-protein] synthase family protein, whose product MTPSGPPSRPIAVTGVGLVTPAGIGADDTWKGVCAGRSPAARNPVLAGLPVDISCTVPGFSAREHVGRRSSLAHDRFSQLCITAAREAVADAGLDPRTWDGVRVGVVVGCGLGGVATWETQHRRMLEKGPAAVSALLIPMLVPNMAAGHVAMDLRAKGPNLVTATACASGATAIGTALQLLRDGSCDVVVAGGAEAGVSPLMVTGFAQMGALSRRLDVPSAASRPFDADRDGFVIGEGSGMLVLEREADARARRAKVRARIAGYGASADAYHMTAPDPEGAGVLRALRTALLGADITPQEVDHVNAHGTSTPLNDAAEAKVLRRLLGEGPAVTSTKGVTGHTLGAAGAIEAALTVLTVENSLIPPTANLERQDPEVELDIVAGLPRERRVEVAVSNSFGFGGQNAVLVITAA is encoded by the coding sequence ATGACCCCGTCCGGGCCGCCCTCGCGGCCCATCGCGGTGACGGGTGTCGGTCTGGTCACCCCGGCCGGGATCGGCGCCGACGACACCTGGAAGGGCGTGTGCGCCGGCCGGTCCCCGGCGGCCAGGAACCCGGTGCTGGCCGGACTTCCCGTGGACATCTCCTGCACCGTGCCCGGCTTCTCCGCCCGCGAACATGTGGGCCGGCGCAGCTCCCTCGCGCACGACCGCTTCAGCCAGCTCTGCATCACCGCGGCACGTGAGGCGGTCGCCGACGCCGGACTGGACCCCCGGACCTGGGACGGCGTCCGCGTCGGGGTCGTCGTCGGATGCGGCCTCGGGGGAGTGGCGACCTGGGAGACCCAGCACCGGCGGATGCTGGAGAAGGGCCCGGCAGCGGTCTCCGCCCTGCTGATCCCGATGCTCGTGCCCAACATGGCCGCCGGACACGTGGCGATGGACCTGCGCGCCAAGGGGCCGAATCTCGTCACGGCGACGGCCTGCGCCTCCGGTGCCACGGCGATCGGCACGGCCCTGCAACTGCTGCGCGACGGAAGCTGTGACGTGGTCGTCGCCGGCGGCGCCGAGGCCGGGGTCAGCCCCCTGATGGTGACGGGATTCGCGCAGATGGGCGCGCTCTCCAGGAGACTCGACGTGCCCTCCGCCGCGTCCCGCCCCTTCGACGCGGACCGCGACGGGTTCGTCATCGGAGAGGGCAGCGGCATGCTTGTCCTTGAGCGCGAGGCGGACGCGCGGGCCCGCCGGGCGAAGGTCCGGGCCAGGATCGCCGGGTACGGGGCCTCCGCCGACGCCTACCACATGACCGCCCCGGACCCCGAAGGCGCGGGGGTTCTGCGAGCGCTGCGCACGGCCCTGTTGGGAGCGGACATCACACCCCAGGAGGTCGACCACGTCAACGCGCACGGCACCTCCACACCGCTCAACGACGCGGCGGAGGCCAAGGTGCTGCGGAGGCTCCTCGGCGAAGGCCCCGCGGTCACCTCCACCAAGGGGGTGACCGGCCACACCCTGGGAGCCGCCGGCGCGATCGAGGCCGCGCTGACCGTGCTGACCGTCGAGAACAGCCTGATCCCGCCGACCGCCAACCTCGAACGGCAGGACCCCGAGGTCGAGTTGGACATCGTCGCCGGATTGCCCCGAGAACGGAGGGTGGAGGTCGCGGTCAGCAACTCGTTCGGCTTCGGCGGTCAGAACGCGGTCCTGGTCATCACCGCCGCCTGA
- a CDS encoding DUF6041 domain-containing protein: MTTRDLILQRIVGVLYVIAGIGKFFPEIESVEERLNGAADGNDGIALVGPFTDWLAGHPTGVTVFVAAAMAVSGVVLILDRILVVAALYGQLLMLVCLVVILVSSVPQILVLDAAFFAAAIYLLVRHRRTPSPSTTAGAPAGTDHQT; this comes from the coding sequence GTGACCACACGAGACCTGATCCTCCAGCGCATAGTAGGCGTCCTCTACGTCATCGCCGGCATCGGCAAGTTCTTCCCGGAGATCGAGTCGGTCGAAGAGCGCCTCAACGGCGCCGCGGACGGCAACGACGGCATCGCGCTCGTCGGTCCCTTCACCGACTGGCTCGCCGGACACCCCACAGGCGTCACCGTGTTCGTCGCCGCGGCGATGGCCGTCAGCGGTGTCGTCCTCATTCTCGACCGGATCCTGGTCGTCGCCGCGCTCTACGGCCAACTGCTCATGCTGGTCTGCCTGGTGGTCATCCTCGTCAGCAGCGTGCCGCAGATCCTCGTGCTCGACGCCGCGTTCTTCGCCGCGGCCATTTACCTCCTCGTGCGGCACCGGCGCACACCGTCCCCGTCCACCACGGCAGGCGCACCTGCCGGTACGGACCACCAGACCTAA
- a CDS encoding DUF6206 family protein, protein MSFTVPHSELAQLEDRVRTALRTTDGSALDVLGYGEVTLVLRLRSAAGTFACKRLPVFPDRERFERYETGLDAYLRRLADSGLDVADTELWHTTLPSGRVTAYCVQRELPPHRLCSRLLHTEDDIWAKDFFSRFLDQVDRAVEPTLGLDAQAANWVDVGGKLVYLDVTTPLMRDARGRELLDVRLFFSSLPWVLRDAVRVSMSKSIFDKFYETRGVLLDFLGNLYKERLHDLVPVFLEQANARLSRPITAEEVAAYYRDDARMWELIQRLRQADRFWHHRIRRRTYPFLLPPRVER, encoded by the coding sequence ATGTCCTTCACCGTTCCGCACAGCGAACTCGCACAGCTCGAAGACCGGGTTCGGACAGCACTCAGGACCACGGACGGCAGTGCCCTCGATGTGCTCGGGTACGGCGAAGTCACCCTGGTACTGAGACTCCGGAGCGCGGCCGGGACGTTCGCGTGCAAGCGCCTGCCGGTGTTCCCCGACCGCGAACGCTTCGAGCGGTACGAGACGGGCCTCGACGCGTATCTGCGAAGACTCGCGGACAGCGGCCTCGACGTCGCGGACACCGAGTTGTGGCACACCACGCTGCCGTCGGGGCGGGTCACGGCCTACTGCGTCCAACGCGAGCTGCCGCCGCACCGGTTGTGCTCCAGACTTCTGCACACCGAGGACGACATCTGGGCCAAGGACTTCTTCTCCCGGTTCCTCGACCAGGTCGACCGTGCCGTGGAGCCCACCCTCGGCCTGGACGCACAGGCCGCCAACTGGGTCGATGTCGGCGGCAAGTTGGTGTACCTCGATGTCACCACCCCGCTCATGCGTGACGCCCGTGGGCGTGAACTTCTGGATGTCCGGCTCTTCTTCAGTTCGCTGCCCTGGGTCCTGCGCGACGCCGTCCGGGTCTCGATGAGCAAGTCGATCTTCGACAAGTTCTACGAGACCCGCGGTGTCCTGCTGGACTTCCTCGGCAACCTGTACAAGGAACGGCTCCACGACCTCGTCCCGGTGTTTCTGGAACAGGCCAACGCCCGCCTGTCCCGGCCGATCACCGCGGAGGAAGTGGCCGCGTACTACCGGGACGACGCCCGGATGTGGGAACTCATCCAGCGTCTGCGTCAGGCCGACCGCTTCTGGCACCACAGGATCAGACGCCGCACCTACCCGTTCCTGCTGCCGCCGCGCGTGGAGCGCTGA
- a CDS encoding 4'-phosphopantetheinyl transferase family protein, whose product MTIPSPHRVAARSLDDSLALDPSRPLAISHARGPLTVAVVSIAWLRGRDDTDRATIGARHLSDDEREQAAQLRLEKRRLEWLAGRLAIKHSVCAYQQRHAGVSVRPRDITVGAVADGLRAGKPTVDARVEVGLSHSVDFAVAVCGPRTVGIDVERSSQVPPPLAELLTRPPEIAADPRLGGVGAMPLPLRWACKEAVLKHFGFGLRVDSREVRLTQWWPDGRFAWRAGPELRRHAPAADGARFDSWAREVDGYALALVWQ is encoded by the coding sequence ATGACGATCCCCTCGCCGCACCGCGTCGCCGCGCGCAGCCTCGACGACAGCCTGGCGCTCGATCCCTCGCGTCCCCTCGCCATCAGCCACGCCCGCGGCCCCCTGACCGTCGCCGTGGTGTCGATCGCCTGGCTGCGCGGACGCGACGACACGGACCGCGCGACGATCGGAGCCCGCCATCTGAGCGACGACGAGAGGGAGCAGGCGGCACAACTGCGGCTGGAAAAACGGCGCCTGGAATGGCTGGCAGGGCGCCTCGCCATCAAGCACAGCGTGTGCGCCTACCAGCAGCGGCACGCCGGCGTATCGGTGCGCCCCCGTGACATCACGGTCGGCGCCGTCGCGGACGGGCTCCGCGCCGGGAAGCCCACCGTCGACGCCCGTGTCGAGGTCGGCCTGTCCCACTCGGTGGACTTCGCCGTCGCCGTCTGCGGGCCGCGTACCGTCGGGATCGACGTCGAGCGCAGCAGCCAGGTGCCACCGCCGCTCGCGGAACTGCTCACGCGGCCTCCGGAGATCGCGGCGGATCCCCGGCTCGGGGGAGTGGGCGCCATGCCGCTGCCCCTGCGGTGGGCCTGCAAGGAGGCGGTCCTCAAGCACTTCGGCTTCGGCCTGCGCGTCGACAGCCGCGAGGTGCGGCTCACCCAGTGGTGGCCCGACGGCCGGTTCGCATGGCGAGCGGGGCCGGAACTGCGCCGTCACGCACCCGCGGCCGACGGTGCCCGTTTCGACAGCTGGGCCCGGGAAGTCGACGGATACGCCCTGGCACTCGTGTGGCAGTAG
- a CDS encoding RedV protein: MTSSPTSTPRQPAAEHRPSFEHALYEAAGIAALGPSSHNCQPWGVAWPTGRGARRAAERLVDEAHGGSAEAAARISGVTSADGNETDEYVILALDRERELTSLPAHAVEMLISCGAYLQILLRALAAQGWSTDRVRFVEPLAGERRSGTRDACRSLGDTWPVSWSPLCVVRLRRTDEASGSLAGLRRTALARRTNRAPYRPDAVEPAVLDGLCAPPAGAAEGADVTVRHLVADSEREVFAGFVARHGGRDFSHRQAWRETYSFVRRDAAEAEERGDGFPLSQLFGPMPTPRRLALRVALAPTTMSVLRYAGYHRLLARQLARVVRQTPAVVAMGFADPAPGVEATVRGGARLAEYWSRATDAGLVLHPVSVVLQHDDVRTELQDRLGLPGRTFFVSRLGRPLTDFPRSPRRTGARAVRTI; encoded by the coding sequence GTGACCAGTTCACCCACCTCGACGCCTCGGCAGCCCGCCGCGGAACACCGACCGTCCTTCGAGCACGCTCTGTACGAAGCGGCCGGCATCGCCGCGCTCGGTCCGTCGTCGCACAACTGCCAGCCCTGGGGCGTCGCATGGCCCACCGGTCGCGGCGCGCGCCGGGCGGCGGAACGGCTCGTCGACGAAGCGCACGGCGGCAGCGCCGAGGCTGCCGCCAGGATCTCCGGTGTGACCAGCGCCGATGGAAACGAAACGGACGAGTATGTGATCCTGGCCCTCGACCGGGAGCGTGAGCTGACTTCCCTTCCCGCGCACGCCGTCGAGATGCTGATCAGCTGCGGCGCGTACCTCCAGATCCTGTTGCGCGCCCTGGCCGCCCAGGGATGGTCGACGGACCGCGTCCGATTCGTCGAACCACTCGCCGGCGAACGGAGGAGCGGGACCCGTGACGCGTGCCGCTCGCTCGGTGACACCTGGCCGGTGTCATGGTCACCCCTGTGTGTCGTCCGGCTGCGCCGCACGGACGAGGCTTCCGGTTCTCTCGCCGGGCTCCGCCGCACCGCCCTGGCCCGACGGACCAACCGCGCTCCCTACCGCCCCGACGCGGTCGAACCAGCCGTCCTGGACGGCCTCTGCGCCCCGCCGGCAGGTGCCGCCGAGGGCGCGGACGTCACCGTCCGGCATCTCGTGGCCGACAGCGAACGGGAGGTCTTCGCCGGCTTCGTGGCCCGCCACGGGGGACGCGACTTCAGTCATCGACAGGCTTGGCGCGAAACGTATTCCTTCGTGCGCCGCGACGCGGCCGAGGCCGAGGAGCGTGGCGACGGCTTTCCCCTCAGCCAACTGTTCGGGCCGATGCCGACGCCCCGTCGCCTCGCCCTGCGCGTCGCGCTGGCCCCCACCACGATGAGTGTGCTCCGGTACGCGGGCTACCACCGTCTGCTCGCCCGCCAACTGGCCCGCGTCGTCAGGCAGACGCCGGCCGTCGTCGCCATGGGTTTCGCGGACCCGGCACCCGGCGTCGAAGCCACCGTCCGCGGCGGAGCCCGCCTCGCTGAGTACTGGTCGCGCGCCACGGATGCGGGGCTTGTGCTGCACCCCGTCAGCGTGGTACTTCAGCACGACGACGTACGAACGGAGTTGCAGGACCGGCTGGGACTGCCGGGCCGGACCTTCTTCGTGAGCAGATTGGGGCGCCCTCTCACAGATTTCCCGCGGTCACCACGTCGGACCGGTGCCCGTGCTGTCCGCACGATCTGA